The proteins below are encoded in one region of Pontibacter deserti:
- a CDS encoding MraY family glycosyltransferase: MIYALLFTLLFILLLAYFKIADHYNIIDKPNHRSSHTAITIRGGGVVYPFAILLYTIFFQDVSYVLVAGIVMISAVSFWDDVQNLPNKVRLLVHLLSVTALLLSVKAFQEWPLWLLPIVYILVIGTINAYNFMDGINGITGMYSLVILGSLLYVNYYISPFTDSAFIICPVIASLVFLFFNFRKKAKCFAGDVGSVSIGFWIIALLVMVIINTGDLKYVLFLAVYGVDAVLTIIHRLILKQNIFEAHRLHFYQILANDKKVSHLIIASAYGVLQLFINSTIITSSLTIVSFTFAILIPLALIYIIAKPKLMAKSIA, from the coding sequence ATGATTTACGCTTTACTATTTACTCTCCTTTTTATACTACTGCTAGCATATTTTAAAATAGCAGACCATTACAACATCATTGATAAACCGAATCATCGTAGTTCTCATACAGCTATCACCATACGCGGTGGCGGCGTAGTTTATCCTTTTGCCATATTACTGTATACAATTTTCTTCCAGGATGTATCTTATGTTTTAGTTGCTGGAATAGTAATGATCAGTGCTGTTAGCTTTTGGGATGATGTACAGAACCTGCCAAATAAAGTGCGCCTGCTTGTGCATTTACTTTCTGTAACAGCTCTGCTATTGTCCGTTAAAGCTTTTCAGGAATGGCCTTTATGGTTATTACCTATAGTTTACATACTGGTGATAGGTACTATAAATGCCTATAACTTTATGGATGGCATTAATGGAATTACCGGAATGTATAGTCTTGTAATACTAGGTTCGCTTCTTTATGTAAATTACTATATTTCACCTTTTACGGATAGTGCTTTCATTATATGCCCTGTTATTGCCAGCCTAGTATTTTTGTTTTTTAACTTTAGAAAAAAGGCCAAATGCTTTGCAGGAGACGTAGGCAGCGTAAGTATAGGTTTCTGGATAATAGCTCTCCTGGTGATGGTTATAATTAATACGGGAGATCTTAAATATGTTCTTTTTCTAGCTGTATATGGGGTTGATGCGGTTCTTACAATTATCCACAGGCTTATACTTAAGCAGAACATTTTTGAAGCGCACAGGCTGCATTTTTACCAGATTCTAGCCAACGATAAGAAAGTCAGCCATCTGATAATAGCTTCAGCTTATGGTGTTTTGCAGTTGTTTATCAACTCGACTATCATAACAAGTAGCCTAACAATAGTATCTTTTACTTTTGCTATACTTATACCTTTAGCGTTAATCTATATTATAGCTAAGCCTAAACTAATGGCTAAATCAATTGCGTAA
- a CDS encoding sugar transferase, with protein MGTYSKIFKPLLDKMAGVAASVILFPVFAVVVLLQLLVCQSNPFFLQKRPGKGEKIFTLIKFKTMCKSKEIKGELLSDLERLTPLGAFLRATSLDELPQLINVVKGDMSFIGPRPLLVEYLHLYTEEQRKRHHVMPGITGWAQINGRDKISWEKKFELDLWYVENISFRTDIKILCKTVLEILRALIARKYEHVSVPKFSGTNTTSKGCFK; from the coding sequence ATGGGAACTTATAGTAAAATATTTAAGCCTCTTTTAGATAAAATGGCAGGGGTGGCAGCCTCTGTAATACTTTTTCCTGTTTTTGCTGTTGTAGTTCTACTGCAGTTGCTGGTGTGCCAGTCTAATCCATTCTTTTTGCAGAAACGCCCTGGTAAAGGTGAGAAAATCTTCACTCTTATAAAATTCAAGACGATGTGTAAATCTAAGGAGATAAAAGGCGAGTTACTGTCAGACCTTGAACGATTAACACCTTTGGGCGCATTTCTACGCGCAACATCCCTTGACGAACTACCTCAATTGATAAATGTTGTTAAAGGAGATATGAGCTTTATTGGTCCCAGGCCATTACTGGTAGAGTACCTACATCTTTATACTGAAGAGCAAAGGAAAAGGCACCATGTGATGCCTGGCATTACCGGTTGGGCTCAGATTAATGGAAGAGATAAGATTAGTTGGGAAAAGAAATTTGAGCTGGATCTATGGTATGTGGAAAACATTTCATTCAGAACAGATATAAAGATACTTTGCAAAACAGTTCTGGAGATTCTTAGGGCACTTATTGCCAGAAAGTACGAGCATGTTTCAGTGCCAAAGTTTAGTGGAACAAATACCACAAGTAAGGGTTGCTTTAAATAG
- a CDS encoding acetyltransferase, translating to MYLYGAGGHAKVIIDILTNSNIPVNGIFDDSTTVTVLNSCRVIGKYDNQVLDAPLIISIGNNAVRAKIAQQFHTEFGIAVHRSAIVSPSASIKQGTVVMQGTIIQASATIGEHVIVNTSASIDHDCIVKDFAHISPGAVLCGHVTIGEGTLVGAGTVVTPGIIIGKWCKINAGSVISSNIPDFATVSNAKSFEIKRRKNVI from the coding sequence ATGTATTTATATGGTGCAGGTGGTCATGCAAAAGTTATTATTGATATTCTGACAAATTCAAACATTCCGGTTAATGGTATATTTGATGATAGCACTACTGTTACAGTTCTTAATAGCTGTAGAGTTATCGGTAAGTATGATAACCAGGTGCTGGATGCGCCATTAATAATAAGTATAGGTAATAACGCTGTAAGGGCAAAAATAGCACAGCAGTTTCATACAGAATTTGGTATAGCTGTTCACCGAAGTGCTATTGTCTCTCCCTCGGCTTCTATTAAACAAGGAACGGTTGTGATGCAGGGTACCATTATTCAGGCAAGTGCTACTATAGGGGAACATGTAATTGTAAACACAAGCGCCAGCATTGACCATGACTGTATAGTGAAAGACTTTGCGCATATCTCACCGGGAGCAGTTTTGTGTGGGCATGTAACTATAGGAGAAGGTACTCTTGTTGGGGCTGGAACTGTTGTTACCCCAGGCATTATTATAGGCAAATGGTGTAAAATAAATGCAGGATCAGTAATCAGTAGCAATATTCCAGACTTTGCTACCGTTTCAAATGCAAAAAGTTTTGAAATAAAGAGGCGAAAGAATGTTATTTAA
- a CDS encoding polysaccharide biosynthesis protein, translating to MRIHTGLIRYSGTQDIYRIFSAVLIASLIYGIALGILVGPMFHLRSVNIYIVLLVNFFISSSLLIMLRLAAKGLFYYIKKSTTGDRETVLIYGSNGFSLLVKQALDTSGMGRYVIAGFIDDNPNKVDKSIQQVRVYRGKDIKKLHKSLHVHKLIVPSEDLKTEDKKKTIEKAVELGIKVLTVPPTSEWMTGQLRLNQIQDLKIEDLLQRPPIVIENKKVSRDLRGKRVLITGGAGSIGSEVVRQVLSYDPEMVIICDQAESPLHELQLEIEEIFPEANLKLCIADIQNFNRMYALFKEYQPQFVYHAAAYKHVPMMENNPSEAILTNVLGTKNLADLSVTFDVEKFVMISTDKAVNPTNIMGASKRIAEIYIQSLNSVSQQSGKEEGIGLAKQTRFITTRFGNVLGSNGSVIPRFRSQIQKGGPITVTHPDITRYFMTIPEAVQLVLEAGTMGKGGEIFIFDMGEPVKIVNLAKKMIKLAGLTPGIDIDIVYSGLRPGEKLYEELLNEEETTIPTHHHKIKISKVREYEYSSVVSDVDDLLSLSKNGEEVKAVKKMKVMVPEFLSKNSRFEELDMAN from the coding sequence ATGCGCATACATACAGGGCTTATCCGCTACTCAGGTACACAGGATATATATCGCATTTTTTCAGCTGTATTGATTGCAAGCCTTATTTACGGCATAGCTTTGGGTATTTTGGTAGGACCCATGTTCCATCTACGCTCTGTAAATATCTACATTGTCTTACTGGTTAATTTCTTTATTTCTTCTTCCCTGTTGATAATGCTTCGCCTGGCTGCGAAGGGTTTGTTCTATTATATTAAAAAGAGTACAACAGGCGACAGAGAGACTGTTTTGATTTACGGCTCGAATGGCTTCTCCTTATTAGTAAAGCAGGCATTGGATACAAGCGGTATGGGGCGCTATGTTATTGCCGGCTTCATTGATGATAATCCCAATAAAGTTGATAAATCGATACAACAGGTTAGGGTGTATCGCGGCAAAGACATCAAAAAGCTACACAAGAGTCTGCATGTTCATAAACTGATTGTGCCGAGCGAAGACCTGAAAACGGAAGACAAGAAGAAGACGATCGAAAAGGCTGTTGAGTTAGGTATAAAGGTGCTAACTGTACCGCCAACATCAGAGTGGATGACAGGGCAGCTTCGTTTAAATCAGATACAGGATCTGAAAATTGAAGATCTGTTACAACGACCACCTATTGTTATTGAAAACAAAAAGGTGTCGCGTGACTTAAGGGGAAAACGTGTGCTGATAACTGGTGGAGCAGGTTCTATAGGTTCTGAGGTAGTACGGCAGGTGCTGAGTTATGATCCGGAGATGGTCATTATTTGCGATCAGGCAGAGTCTCCGTTGCATGAACTGCAACTGGAAATAGAAGAAATATTCCCTGAAGCAAATCTGAAGCTTTGCATTGCGGACATACAAAACTTTAACAGGATGTATGCCTTGTTTAAAGAATATCAGCCACAATTTGTATATCACGCTGCAGCGTACAAACATGTACCAATGATGGAGAATAATCCATCGGAAGCTATACTTACCAACGTTTTAGGAACTAAGAACCTGGCAGACCTATCTGTTACTTTTGATGTAGAGAAGTTTGTAATGATCTCTACGGATAAGGCTGTAAACCCTACTAATATAATGGGAGCTTCTAAGCGTATAGCTGAAATTTATATTCAGTCTCTTAACAGTGTCAGCCAGCAAAGTGGTAAAGAAGAAGGCATAGGCTTAGCAAAGCAAACACGCTTTATTACTACCCGATTTGGTAATGTGTTAGGATCTAATGGTTCTGTTATTCCACGTTTTAGATCTCAAATACAGAAGGGTGGACCTATTACGGTTACGCATCCTGACATCACACGCTATTTTATGACTATTCCTGAAGCGGTACAACTGGTGCTTGAGGCAGGTACAATGGGCAAGGGTGGTGAGATCTTTATCTTTGATATGGGAGAGCCTGTTAAGATCGTAAATCTTGCTAAGAAAATGATCAAGCTAGCGGGCCTTACTCCGGGTATTGATATTGACATTGTTTACTCCGGCCTACGCCCTGGCGAGAAGCTTTATGAAGAGTTGCTGAACGAGGAAGAGACAACTATACCTACACATCATCATAAGATTAAAATCTCTAAAGTCAGAGAGTATGAGTATAGCAGTGTTGTTAGTGATGTAGACGACTTGTTATCTCTGAGTAAGAATGGAGAGGAAGTAAAAGCTGTTAAGAAAATGAAAGTTATGGTTCCAGAGTTCCTTAGCAAAAACTCGAGATTTGAAGAGTTAGATATGGCAAATTAA
- a CDS encoding ABC-F family ATP-binding cassette domain-containing protein, with the protein MISVDAVAVEFSGSTLFSNVSFNINENDRIALMGKNGAGKSTLLKIIAGVNKPTRGKVSAPKDAVIAYLPQHLLTEDNCTVFEEASKAFAKVLDMKAQMDELNAQLETRTDYDSDDYYKLIEQVSELGEKYYSIEEINFDAEVEKTLKGLGFSREDFTRPTKEFSGGWRMRIELVKILLQKPDLILLDEPTNHLDIESIQWLEDFLVNNAKAVIVISHDKTFVDNITNRTIEVTMGRIYDYKVNYSQYLQLRKERREQQQKQYDDQQKEIAEIQGFIDRFKGTYSKTLQVQSRVKMLEKMEIIEVDEVDTSALNLKFPPAPRSGNYPVIAENLSKNYGDYTVFRDASLTIERGEKIAFVGKNGEGKSTLVKAIMGEIDFDGKLQLGHNCMIGYFAQNQASLLDEELTVFQTIDEIAVGDARTRVKDLLGAFMFSGDTIEKKVKVLSGGEKTRLAMIKLLLQPVNLLILDEPTNHLDIKTKDILKDALKAFDGTLILVSHDRDFLDGLANKVFEFGNKRIREHFEDINGFLRNKKMENLREIERTAK; encoded by the coding sequence ATGATCTCAGTTGATGCAGTGGCAGTAGAGTTTAGCGGCTCTACGCTCTTTAGCAATGTTTCTTTTAATATCAATGAAAATGACAGGATTGCCTTAATGGGCAAGAACGGTGCAGGAAAATCTACGTTGCTTAAAATTATTGCTGGCGTAAATAAACCTACACGCGGTAAAGTATCGGCACCGAAAGATGCCGTGATTGCTTACCTGCCACAGCATTTGTTAACAGAGGATAATTGTACTGTGTTTGAAGAAGCATCTAAAGCTTTTGCTAAAGTGCTTGATATGAAAGCGCAGATGGATGAACTTAACGCGCAACTGGAAACCCGCACGGATTACGATTCTGATGATTACTATAAACTGATTGAGCAGGTATCGGAACTCGGTGAAAAATATTACTCCATTGAAGAGATCAACTTTGATGCTGAGGTGGAGAAAACCCTGAAGGGTCTTGGCTTCAGCCGCGAAGATTTTACCCGCCCTACAAAAGAGTTTAGTGGTGGCTGGCGTATGCGCATTGAGTTAGTCAAGATACTGTTGCAGAAGCCTGATCTGATTTTGCTGGATGAGCCTACAAACCACCTGGATATTGAATCTATTCAGTGGCTGGAGGATTTCCTGGTGAATAATGCCAAAGCCGTGATCGTGATCTCACACGATAAGACCTTTGTTGATAATATTACCAACCGCACCATCGAGGTTACAATGGGCCGCATCTACGACTATAAGGTAAACTATAGCCAGTACTTGCAGCTACGTAAAGAGCGCCGGGAGCAGCAGCAGAAGCAGTACGATGACCAACAAAAAGAGATAGCCGAGATACAGGGCTTCATAGATCGTTTTAAAGGCACTTATTCCAAAACGCTGCAGGTGCAGTCGCGGGTAAAGATGCTGGAGAAGATGGAGATAATTGAAGTGGATGAAGTGGATACTTCTGCATTGAACCTGAAATTTCCGCCTGCCCCACGATCTGGCAACTACCCGGTTATTGCTGAAAACCTTAGCAAAAACTATGGTGACTATACAGTATTCAGGGATGCATCCTTAACTATAGAACGCGGAGAAAAAATCGCTTTTGTAGGGAAGAACGGTGAAGGTAAGTCTACACTGGTAAAAGCCATCATGGGCGAGATCGACTTTGACGGTAAACTGCAGCTGGGGCATAACTGCATGATCGGATATTTTGCTCAGAACCAGGCATCTCTTCTTGATGAAGAACTGACTGTTTTCCAGACCATAGATGAAATTGCCGTAGGCGATGCGCGTACACGAGTGAAGGATTTACTAGGTGCTTTTATGTTCAGTGGAGATACCATCGAGAAGAAGGTAAAAGTTTTATCAGGTGGAGAGAAAACACGTCTGGCTATGATTAAGCTGCTGCTGCAACCTGTAAACCTGCTGATCCTGGATGAGCCTACCAACCACCTGGATATTAAAACAAAAGATATCCTGAAAGATGCGCTAAAAGCTTTTGATGGTACGCTCATACTTGTATCCCACGACCGTGATTTCCTGGATGGGCTGGCCAACAAGGTATTTGAGTTTGGTAACAAGCGCATCCGTGAGCACTTCGAAGATATCAACGGCTTCCTGCGCAACAAGAAGATGGAGAACCTGCGTGAGATCGAAAGAACTGCTAAATAA